The following coding sequences lie in one Arabidopsis thaliana chromosome 3, partial sequence genomic window:
- the TBL22 gene encoding TRICHOME BIREFRINGENCE-LIKE 22 (TRICHOME BIREFRINGENCE-LIKE 22 (TBL22); CONTAINS InterPro DOMAIN/s: Protein of unknown function DUF231, plant (InterPro:IPR004253); BEST Arabidopsis thaliana protein match is: TRICHOME BIREFRINGENCE-LIKE 19 (TAIR:AT5G15900.1); Has 1337 Blast hits to 1308 proteins in 27 species: Archae - 0; Bacteria - 0; Metazoa - 0; Fungi - 0; Plants - 1337; Viruses - 0; Other Eukaryotes - 0 (source: NCBI BLink).) — MKSSSSIFRETSEKKSERWMMMNIGRFSPFFLSSFCITLFFTGFFVYQNPFKSIADQNVLSFQPQIDPECDLFKGHWVPDKRGSLYTNSSCATIPDSKNCIKQGRPDKDFLFWRWKPDGCDLPRFNPKAFLSMVRGKKMNFIGDSVARNHMESLLCLLSMEETPKDIYKDGEDRNRIWYFPKHDFTLSTSWTKFLVEERERRDSNNTGTGLFDLDIGKIDEGWFNGLPNTDIAIVSAAHWFFRPIFIHRGDETLGCIYCNLPNMTQISPEEGFKLVYSAVLRQINECEMCKKDLVTVLRTISPAHFENGTWDTGGTCSRTSPFGENKIDLQSNEMKIRKSQIEQLEGITKRGNKAKKFAVLDVTRVMQMRPDGHPNGYWGNKWMKGYNDCVHWCLPGPIDAWNDFLMAIIRQLR; from the exons ATGAAATCATCGTCATCGATTTTTCGTGAAACTTCAGAGAAAAAATCAGAGagatggatgatgatgaacattGGAAgattttctccatttttcttgtcttcctTTTGTATAACTCTTTTCTTCACCGGTTTCTTTGTTTATCAGAATCCTTTTAAATCCATCGCTGATCAAAATGTTCTTTCTTTCCAACCTCAAATCG atCCTGAGTGTGATTTGTTCAAGGGACATTGGGTTCCAGACAAAAGAGGATCTTTATACACAAACTCGAGCTGTGCTACGATTCCCGACTCGAAGAACTGCATAAAACAAGGGAGACCCGACAAAGATTTCTTGTTCTGGAGATGGAAACCCGATGGTTGCGATCTTCCGAGGTTTAATCCAAAGGCGTTTCTCAGTATGGTTCgagggaagaagatgaattttaTTGGTGATTCTGTGGCTAGGAACCATATGGAATCTCTTCTTTGCTTGTTGTCAATG GAAGAAACTCCTAAGGACATCTACAAGGATGGAGAAGATAGAAACAGGATTTGGTACTTTCCGAAGCACGATTTTACTCTCTCGACCTCGTGGACTAAGTTTCTTGTGGAGGaacgagagagaagagatagtAACAATACAGGTACTGGATTGTTTGATCTAGATATCGGCAAGATCGATGAAGGGTGGTTTAATGGTCTACCGAATACAGACATTGCTATTGTCTCGGCTGCTCATTGGTTCTTCAGACctatatttatacatagaGGAGATGAGACACTGGGTTGCATTTACTGTAACTTACCAAACATGACTCAGATTAGCCCGGAAGAAGGGTTTAAGCTTGTTTACTCAGCTGTCCTTAGGCAAATCAATGAGTGTGAGATGTGTAAGAAAGATTTAGTGACGGTACTGAGGACTATTTCACCTGCGCATTTCGAGAATGGGACTTGGGACACCGGAGGAACTTGCAGCAGGACGAGTCCTTtcggagaaaacaaaattgaccTGCAGAGCAATGAGATGAAGATCAGGAAATCTCAGATTGAACAGCTTGAAGGTATAACAAAACGAGGCAACAAAGCAAAGAAGTTTGCGGTATTGGATGTGACAAGGGTTATGCAGATGAGACCTGATGGGCATCCCAATGGTTACTGGGGAAATAAATGGATGAAAGGTTATAATGATTGCGTGC